A single Carnobacterium alterfunditum DSM 5972 DNA region contains:
- the yfmF gene encoding EF-P 5-aminopentanol modification-associated protein YfmF gives MSIQLNEGVHLHVLPTKKYKTIRIMLKFRAPLNKKTITKRAMLANLLETNSQKYHTQTALRSALSNMYGANFGTAVSKKGNTHIFSINLNLVNEKYLSKGDNVLQEGIDFLKEVIFQPNAENGHFNEKTFKREKENLVDYYDSLLDDKQTYASLSLQEFFFKGVDQQTPSVGSKEDLKEISATSLHDYYQDVLNQDKIDIYVLGDVNENEIQSAFEQFAFSPRESIKTSSFYDEPAASEVENKTEQQEITQAKFNLGYTTNVFYHDPTYYAAQVFNGLFGGFPHSKLFMNVREKESLAYYAASSMDTFRGMMTVQTGIDVQKVDQVREIIALQLEEMQAGNFTDESISQTKEMLKNQLFQSEDNPGSVIERIYALELAKGKILSIDEWVARIEKVTKEDIIEVANKVKLKATFFLTAEAK, from the coding sequence ATGTCTATTCAATTAAATGAAGGAGTTCATTTACACGTACTCCCCACTAAAAAGTATAAAACAATCCGTATCATGTTGAAATTTCGTGCCCCATTAAATAAAAAAACAATCACAAAACGGGCTATGCTAGCAAATTTATTAGAAACAAACAGCCAAAAATACCATACACAAACTGCCTTAAGAAGTGCCCTTTCAAATATGTATGGAGCTAACTTTGGAACAGCTGTCAGCAAAAAAGGGAATACTCATATTTTCTCTATCAATTTAAATCTAGTCAATGAAAAATATCTTTCAAAAGGGGATAATGTCTTACAAGAAGGAATTGATTTCTTAAAAGAAGTTATCTTCCAACCAAATGCAGAAAATGGTCATTTTAATGAAAAAACCTTTAAGAGAGAAAAAGAAAATTTAGTCGATTATTATGATTCACTTCTTGATGACAAACAAACATACGCGAGCCTTTCTTTGCAAGAGTTCTTCTTTAAAGGTGTCGATCAACAAACACCAAGTGTCGGTTCAAAAGAAGACTTAAAAGAAATATCGGCTACATCATTGCATGATTATTATCAAGATGTACTAAATCAAGATAAAATCGATATCTATGTTCTAGGCGATGTTAATGAAAATGAAATTCAGTCTGCTTTTGAGCAATTTGCTTTTTCTCCTCGTGAATCAATAAAAACAAGCAGTTTTTATGATGAACCGGCAGCTAGTGAAGTAGAAAATAAGACGGAGCAACAAGAAATTACCCAAGCCAAATTCAATCTAGGTTATACAACGAATGTTTTTTACCACGATCCGACGTATTATGCAGCACAAGTATTCAATGGTCTATTTGGTGGTTTTCCGCATTCAAAATTATTTATGAACGTACGCGAAAAAGAAAGTCTAGCTTACTATGCTGCTAGCTCCATGGATACATTTAGAGGGATGATGACTGTTCAAACAGGGATCGATGTTCAAAAAGTAGATCAGGTCAGAGAAATTATTGCATTGCAGTTGGAAGAAATGCAAGCCGGAAACTTTACAGATGAATCGATTTCTCAAACAAAAGAAATGTTAAAGAACCAACTATTCCAATCAGAAGATAACCCTGGATCCGTTATTGAACGTATCTATGCACTAGAGTTAGCTAAAGGAAAGATTCTTTCAATTGATGAATGGGTAGCGAGAATTGAGAAAGTTACTAAAGAAGATATAATTGAAGTAGCTAACAAAGTAAAGCTAAAAGCAACATTCTTTTTAACAGCGGAGGCGAAATAA
- the yfmH gene encoding EF-P 5-aminopentanol modification-associated protein YfmH produces MEKKNYEQLQETIYTETLDNGLQVTLLPKNDFHKTYGLFSTNFGSIDNQFVPRGKIEMITVPDGIAHFLEHKLFEKEDGDVFNTFGRLGASANAFTSFTRTAYLFSSTDHVSESLKTLLDFVQDPYFTEATVNKEKGIITQEIQMYEDEPDWRLYFGILGNMYPKHPLHIDIAGTVDSIMNITPELLHENHATFYHPSNMNLFVVGKLDPEEMIQLIRENQAKKNYLPVETIERIFPEETIHDIKAYDFIKMPVNRPKSIVGIKGIDIIPNGIKALKYKTTMDLLLTLLFGPTSANYLDLYDKGIIDDSFSYEFNLDRTFHFVDISGDTKDSAIFSDEIKKLLLDTKNSSELTEENLVIVKKRMIGQELQSLNSLEYIANQFSQPSYGEATLFDIVPIIESITLTDIKKAAENFMIEEHMTTFHILPKEANEA; encoded by the coding sequence ATGGAGAAAAAAAATTACGAACAATTACAAGAAACAATTTATACAGAAACACTAGACAATGGCTTACAAGTAACTTTATTGCCTAAAAATGATTTTCATAAAACCTATGGCTTATTTTCAACAAATTTTGGTTCGATCGATAATCAATTTGTCCCTCGTGGAAAAATTGAAATGATCACTGTCCCAGATGGTATTGCTCATTTTTTAGAACATAAACTATTTGAAAAAGAAGACGGAGATGTATTCAATACATTTGGTCGGTTGGGTGCCTCAGCTAATGCTTTTACAAGTTTTACTAGAACAGCGTATCTTTTTTCTAGCACTGATCATGTTTCAGAAAGTTTAAAGACATTATTAGATTTTGTTCAAGATCCCTATTTTACAGAAGCGACCGTTAATAAAGAAAAAGGTATCATTACTCAAGAAATTCAAATGTACGAAGATGAACCAGATTGGCGTTTATATTTTGGTATTTTAGGTAATATGTACCCGAAGCATCCATTACACATCGACATTGCTGGAACAGTGGATAGTATTATGAATATCACACCTGAATTGCTGCACGAGAATCATGCAACTTTTTATCATCCTAGCAATATGAATTTATTTGTAGTGGGAAAATTAGACCCTGAAGAAATGATACAGTTGATTCGAGAAAATCAGGCAAAGAAAAACTATCTCCCAGTCGAAACAATTGAGCGTATCTTTCCTGAAGAAACCATACATGATATTAAGGCATATGACTTTATTAAAATGCCTGTTAATCGACCAAAAAGCATTGTTGGAATAAAAGGAATAGATATAATACCAAATGGTATAAAAGCATTGAAATATAAAACGACCATGGATTTACTATTGACTTTATTGTTTGGTCCTACATCAGCAAATTATTTAGATCTATACGATAAGGGTATAATAGATGATAGTTTCTCTTATGAGTTTAATTTGGATCGTACATTCCATTTCGTTGATATTAGTGGAGATACGAAAGATTCTGCCATTTTCAGTGATGAAATTAAAAAGTTGTTACTTGATACTAAAAATAGTTCAGAATTAACTGAAGAAAATTTAGTGATAGTAAAAAAACGAATGATTGGCCAAGAACTTCAGTCTTTAAATTCGTTAGAATATATTGCTAATCAATTTAGTCAACCCTCTTATGGAGAAGCAACTTTATTTGATATTGTTCCCATTATCGAAAGCATCACACTGACAGATATTAAAAAAGCTGCCGAAAATTTTATGATTGAAGAGCATATGACTACTTTTCATATTTTACCAAAAGAGGCGAATGAAGCGTGA
- the ymfI gene encoding elongation factor P 5-aminopentanone reductase, translated as MKFALIMGASGDIGKGIAQELAEKGWSLYLHYHSNTESVTAQLWDYQERYRTQDFYAVSLDMTKEEDIPFFLKSVYQVDVVIFASGFTTYQLLTEESSMDMERMWAVHVKTPIILIQQLQDKLARSRHGRIIFISSIYGETGSAMEVLYSTTKGAQLAFVRAYSKEVASLGITVNAISPGAIDTKMNQEFTSAEVRELESEIPLGRLGSISEISFWVLQLVDKRSAYMTGQSMVISGGWLK; from the coding sequence GTGAAATTTGCCTTGATCATGGGAGCAAGCGGTGATATTGGAAAAGGGATCGCTCAGGAATTAGCAGAAAAAGGTTGGTCCCTGTATTTGCATTATCATTCGAATACAGAAAGTGTTACAGCTCAGCTGTGGGATTACCAAGAGCGCTACCGTACACAAGATTTTTATGCAGTATCTTTAGATATGACTAAGGAAGAAGACATTCCTTTTTTTCTTAAGTCAGTCTACCAGGTAGATGTCGTTATTTTTGCTAGCGGCTTCACGACTTATCAATTATTGACAGAAGAGTCTTCTATGGATATGGAGCGCATGTGGGCAGTACATGTTAAAACACCCATCATTTTAATTCAACAGTTGCAAGATAAACTAGCCCGTTCGAGGCATGGAAGAATTATTTTTATCAGTTCTATTTATGGCGAAACAGGAAGTGCAATGGAAGTCCTTTATAGTACAACAAAAGGTGCTCAACTAGCCTTTGTTAGAGCTTATAGCAAAGAAGTAGCCAGCTTAGGGATAACAGTAAATGCTATTTCTCCAGGGGCTATTGATACTAAAATGAATCAAGAATTCACTTCAGCAGAAGTGAGGGAATTGGAAAGTGAGATACCATTAGGACGATTAGGAAGTATATCTGAAATCAGCTTTTGGGTTCTTCAACTAGTCGATAAAAGAAGTGCCTACATGACAGGTCAATCGATGGTCATCAGCGGTGGTTGGTTAAAATAG
- a CDS encoding helix-turn-helix domain-containing protein produces the protein MRQLNEIGEKLKQARKVKGYTLDDLQQITKIQKRYLIAIEEGNYDVMPGKFYARAFIKQYADTVGLNGDQLLEEYTDAVPHAHDEEFVEKVYTGQTRSGKNIENEFLTKVQNNLPTILIGILAVAIVAAIYFAVIQTSNQGEEAMITKDSEAITVSSAESISESESEPTTESAESDESEEDAQGIEILSSTGSTTTYSVTGTSEGSILTLTATGGDSWISVEGDGAMIDAQLITDGSNLESKIPDDTSSLVIVIGNTPATKVNLNGEDVPYAPESENSVRQEIEFQFE, from the coding sequence GTGAGACAGTTGAATGAAATTGGTGAAAAATTAAAACAAGCAAGAAAAGTAAAAGGATATACATTAGATGATTTGCAACAAATAACAAAGATTCAAAAACGTTACCTAATAGCAATCGAAGAAGGCAACTACGATGTCATGCCGGGGAAATTTTATGCTCGTGCATTTATTAAACAATATGCAGATACTGTTGGCTTAAATGGGGACCAATTACTAGAAGAATATACAGATGCAGTGCCACATGCCCATGATGAAGAATTTGTCGAAAAAGTTTACACGGGTCAAACACGTTCTGGAAAGAATATTGAGAATGAATTCTTGACAAAAGTTCAAAATAATCTGCCTACAATTTTGATTGGTATCCTAGCAGTAGCAATTGTGGCAGCTATTTATTTTGCTGTGATCCAAACAAGCAATCAAGGTGAGGAAGCCATGATCACAAAAGATTCTGAAGCAATAACTGTCTCTAGTGCTGAATCTATCTCGGAAAGCGAATCAGAGCCAACAACGGAATCAGCAGAGTCCGATGAAAGTGAAGAGGACGCTCAAGGAATAGAAATTTTATCTTCTACTGGATCGACTACAACTTATTCTGTTACCGGAACTTCTGAAGGCAGCATTTTGACATTAACAGCAACAGGTGGGGATTCGTGGATCAGTGTTGAAGGAGACGGGGCAATGATTGACGCTCAGTTAATAACAGATGGTTCTAATTTAGAATCAAAAATTCCAGATGACACGTCATCTTTAGTTATTGTAATTGGAAATACGCCTGCAACGAAGGTCAATCTTAATGGGGAAGATGTTCCATACGCTCCAGAATCAGAAAATTCTGTTCGACAAGAAATTGAATTTCAATTTGAATAA
- the pgsA gene encoding CDP-diacylglycerol--glycerol-3-phosphate 3-phosphatidyltransferase, whose translation MNLPNKLTVLRIFMIPIFVIIVLAPFDWGVIHLLGSTIEVTQLIGAVLFALASFTDWLDGKIARKQGLVTNFGKFADPLADKMLVMTALIILVGQNLAPSWVVSIIVCRELAVTGLRLLLVEQGGTVLAAAWPGKIKTATQMIAIILLFVDNLPFEGIGLPLASIMLYICLFFTIYSGVDYFVKNSAVFKGPK comes from the coding sequence TTGAACTTGCCGAATAAACTTACTGTATTGAGAATTTTTATGATTCCGATATTTGTTATCATCGTATTAGCACCATTTGATTGGGGCGTTATTCATCTATTAGGTTCCACAATTGAAGTTACTCAATTGATAGGAGCTGTGCTATTTGCTTTAGCAAGTTTCACAGATTGGCTAGATGGGAAAATTGCACGCAAGCAAGGACTAGTAACAAATTTTGGTAAATTTGCTGATCCTTTAGCTGATAAAATGTTAGTTATGACTGCTTTAATTATTTTAGTTGGACAAAATCTAGCTCCTTCTTGGGTCGTCTCTATTATTGTTTGTAGAGAATTAGCAGTCACTGGATTAAGATTATTATTAGTGGAGCAAGGTGGAACAGTTTTGGCTGCTGCATGGCCGGGGAAAATTAAAACCGCTACGCAAATGATAGCTATTATTTTATTATTTGTTGATAATCTGCCATTTGAAGGAATCGGTTTACCACTTGCTTCAATCATGTTATATATTTGCTTGTTCTTTACTATTTATTCTGGTGTAGACTATTTTGTGAAAAACAGTGCAGTATTTAAAGGTCCAAAATAA
- a CDS encoding IS30 family transposase: MSYTHFTITERSKIEVYLELKMSIRTIAKKLNRSPSSVSRECQRNPNYQAEKAQTSYNQRKAACGAHSKLTASLKIVIQEKLDQTWSPEQISGRLLQGSLTFKTIYRWIYAGLLDVPLTVLRQKGKRQKPKETRGRFVVGTPISKRPKEIRKRTTFGHWELDTVVSGRGQAKGCVATFVERQTRWYKAILIPDRSAKSMERAIRTLHALYPREAFQSFTTDRGKEFACYTVIESELNIPMYFADAYAAWQRGSNENSNGLFREFFPKRTNFDTILTEEVEEALSLINNRPRKCLDWKTPYEAFMEKVLHLI, encoded by the coding sequence ATGAGCTACACTCATTTTACCATAACCGAACGTTCCAAAATAGAAGTCTATCTTGAACTTAAGATGTCCATTCGTACAATTGCGAAAAAGCTAAATCGCTCTCCCTCGTCCGTTTCTAGAGAATGCCAACGAAACCCAAACTACCAAGCGGAAAAAGCTCAAACATCTTATAATCAAAGGAAAGCTGCCTGCGGGGCTCATTCTAAACTAACAGCCTCGCTAAAAATAGTTATCCAAGAAAAGTTGGATCAAACGTGGTCTCCAGAACAAATTAGTGGCCGTTTACTTCAAGGATCCTTGACCTTCAAAACCATTTACCGCTGGATTTATGCCGGTTTGCTTGACGTGCCTTTGACGGTCTTGCGTCAGAAAGGGAAGCGTCAAAAACCAAAGGAAACAAGAGGTCGATTTGTTGTCGGCACACCGATTTCCAAACGGCCAAAAGAAATCAGAAAACGCACGACTTTTGGTCATTGGGAGTTGGATACTGTTGTCTCAGGTCGTGGTCAAGCGAAGGGCTGTGTTGCCACCTTTGTAGAACGTCAAACCCGTTGGTATAAAGCCATTCTTATACCGGATCGTTCCGCAAAGTCAATGGAGCGAGCCATTCGAACTCTTCATGCTCTTTATCCACGAGAAGCCTTTCAAAGCTTTACAACGGATAGAGGAAAAGAATTTGCCTGTTATACCGTGATTGAATCAGAGTTGAACATTCCAATGTACTTCGCTGATGCGTACGCTGCTTGGCAGAGAGGAAGTAATGAAAATAGTAATGGCCTTTTCAGGGAGTTTTTCCCAAAACGAACGAATTTTGATACCATTCTCACAGAGGAAGTTGAAGAAGCTCTTTCCTTGATTAATAATCGGCCCAGAAAATGCCTGGACTGGAAAACACCATACGAAGCGTTTATGGAAAAGGTGTTGCACTTAATTTGA
- a CDS encoding competence/damage-inducible protein A, giving the protein MNAEIIAIGTELLMGQVINTNASFLSRELSLLGIDVYHQVVVGDNPKRLLEVIQVAEQRSDLVILSGGLGPTKDDITKQVLADHLTKKLILDETTMEKIITFHENRKRTMTDNNRLQAMVIEGSTILKNKTGLAAGMFLKQKSKAFILLPGPPSELEPMFINEVKPLLMGESKEDIHLISRVLRFFDIGESQLAAELDDLIEHQQNPTLATYAGKHEVRLRITANGSTAVACFLLLDNMEAIIQQRIGSYFYGYGEDNRLVNVVADLLKEQKMTLTAAESLTGGAFQSSMTSISGASDYFKGGIVTYSNEIKTAVLGVSKEIIEKSGAVSAECAIEMAKNAQRMFGTNLAIAFTGVAGPNMLENKEVGTVWIGIAVNGKAAFAKEYHLGKGRDNNREKSIMSGLDLIRRVLLNLPIQQKVFETINN; this is encoded by the coding sequence ATGAATGCTGAAATCATAGCAATTGGAACAGAACTATTAATGGGACAAGTAATAAACACAAATGCATCTTTTCTGTCTCGCGAACTATCCTTATTGGGAATAGATGTCTATCATCAAGTAGTTGTTGGAGATAACCCGAAACGACTATTAGAGGTTATACAGGTTGCAGAGCAAAGAAGTGATTTAGTAATTCTGTCAGGAGGTTTAGGACCTACAAAAGATGATATTACAAAGCAAGTGTTAGCCGATCATTTGACTAAAAAACTAATTTTAGATGAAACTACAATGGAAAAAATAATTACTTTTCACGAAAATAGAAAACGAACTATGACAGATAATAATCGATTGCAAGCCATGGTTATTGAAGGCTCTACTATTTTAAAAAATAAGACAGGACTTGCAGCTGGAATGTTTTTAAAACAAAAAAGCAAAGCTTTTATCTTGTTACCGGGTCCACCCAGTGAATTAGAACCAATGTTTATAAATGAGGTCAAACCATTATTAATGGGTGAATCCAAGGAAGATATTCATCTCATATCGAGAGTGTTGCGTTTTTTTGATATTGGTGAATCTCAATTAGCTGCTGAATTAGATGACTTGATCGAACATCAGCAAAATCCTACTCTTGCTACCTACGCTGGTAAGCATGAAGTAAGGTTGCGTATAACAGCAAACGGAAGCACAGCAGTAGCTTGTTTTCTATTATTGGACAATATGGAAGCTATCATACAACAGCGTATAGGGAGTTATTTTTATGGATATGGAGAGGATAATAGATTAGTAAATGTAGTTGCAGATTTATTGAAAGAACAAAAAATGACTCTTACAGCTGCCGAAAGTCTTACCGGTGGTGCCTTTCAAAGTTCTATGACAAGTATTTCAGGTGCCAGTGATTATTTCAAAGGCGGCATCGTAACATATAGCAACGAAATAAAAACAGCTGTTCTAGGAGTTTCTAAAGAAATAATTGAAAAATCTGGCGCAGTTAGTGCTGAATGTGCTATCGAAATGGCAAAAAATGCACAACGGATGTTTGGTACAAATCTTGCAATTGCATTTACAGGAGTTGCAGGTCCCAATATGCTTGAAAACAAGGAAGTGGGTACGGTCTGGATCGGGATTGCGGTCAATGGAAAAGCAGCCTTTGCTAAAGAGTACCATTTAGGTAAAGGACGCGACAACAATCGAGAGAAATCGATCATGTCCGGTTTAGACTTGATCCGAAGAGTGCTGTTAAATCTTCCTATACAACAAAAAGTTTTTGAAACAATAAATAATTAA
- the recA gene encoding recombinase RecA: MADDRKQALDAALKKIEKNFGKGSVMKLGEKVDTRISTVPSGSLALDVALGVGGFPRGRIIEVYGPESSGKTTVALHAVAEVQKQGGIAAFIDAENALDPKYAAALGVDIDELLLSQPDTGEQGLEIADALVSSGAVDIVVIDSVAALVPRAEIEGEMGDSHVGLQARLMSQALRKLSGSINKTKTIALFINQIREKVGVMFGNPEITPGGRALKFYATIRLEVRRAEQIKQGTEIMGNRTKIKVVKNKVAPPFRVAEVDIMYGEGISQVGELVDMGSDKDIIDKSGAWYSYNGERIGQGRENVKKFFKENPELRAEVEKKVRAAYGFGEPGTKEPEVEKSGKESLED; this comes from the coding sequence ATGGCAGACGATCGTAAACAAGCATTAGATGCAGCATTAAAAAAAATTGAAAAAAACTTTGGTAAAGGTTCCGTTATGAAATTAGGCGAGAAAGTAGATACGCGTATTTCAACCGTTCCTAGTGGCTCATTAGCGTTAGATGTAGCATTAGGTGTAGGTGGATTTCCAAGAGGAAGAATTATTGAAGTGTACGGCCCTGAAAGTTCAGGTAAGACAACAGTAGCATTGCATGCTGTCGCAGAGGTCCAAAAACAAGGTGGGATAGCTGCATTTATTGATGCTGAGAATGCCTTGGATCCAAAATATGCAGCTGCTCTTGGTGTAGATATTGATGAATTATTGCTATCTCAGCCTGACACAGGTGAGCAAGGTTTAGAAATTGCAGACGCTTTGGTTTCCAGTGGAGCAGTAGATATCGTTGTGATCGACTCAGTTGCTGCATTGGTACCACGTGCAGAAATTGAAGGAGAAATGGGAGACTCTCATGTAGGGCTGCAAGCTCGTCTGATGTCTCAAGCTTTACGTAAATTATCCGGATCGATCAATAAAACAAAAACAATTGCGTTATTTATCAACCAAATTCGTGAAAAAGTTGGAGTAATGTTTGGTAATCCAGAAATTACACCGGGTGGTCGAGCTTTGAAATTCTATGCTACGATTCGTTTGGAAGTTAGAAGAGCTGAGCAAATTAAACAAGGTACAGAAATCATGGGTAACCGTACAAAAATTAAAGTTGTAAAAAACAAAGTTGCTCCACCATTCAGAGTAGCCGAAGTAGATATCATGTATGGAGAGGGTATTTCTCAAGTAGGAGAGCTAGTAGATATGGGTTCTGACAAAGATATCATCGATAAATCTGGTGCATGGTACTCTTATAATGGCGAACGAATTGGTCAAGGCCGTGAAAACGTTAAAAAATTCTTCAAAGAAAATCCTGAATTAAGAGCTGAAGTTGAGAAAAAAGTTCGTGCTGCTTATGGTTTTGGAGAACCTGGAACTAAAGAGCCAGAAGTAGAGAAGTCTGGAAAAGAGTCATTAGAAGATTAA
- the rny gene encoding ribonuclease Y — protein MDFRSVTFAIVTLVVGLIVGYLIRKATHEKELAGARNTATGILEEAKREAETMKKEAMLEAKDESHKYRTEIEAELKERRNEVLRQENRLLQREDNIDRKNDSLEKRERTLEANEAKLSSRQLHVDDLEKKAIELVKEQESELERVAALSREEARQLILQETENELSHEVAVMVKDSEQKAKEEADRKAKNLIALAIQRSAADQVSETTVSVVTLPNDEMKGRIIGREGRNIRALETLTGMDLIIDDTPEAVVLSGFDPIRREIARMTLEKLIQDGRIHPARIEEMVEKSRKEMDERIREIGEQATFDVGVHSLHPDLIKILGRLKFRTSYGQNVLSHSIEVAKLAGVMAAELGEDVTLAKRAGLLHDIGKALDHEVEGSHVEIGAEIAMKYKENETVVNSIASHHGDVDATSVISVLVASADAISAARPGARSESLENYIHRLEKLESISNDFEGVEQSFAIQAGREIRIMVKPEKLDDLAASKLARDVRKRIESELDYPGHIKITVIRETRTIEYAK, from the coding sequence ATGGATTTTAGAAGTGTTACCTTCGCTATCGTTACTTTAGTTGTCGGTCTTATTGTTGGATATCTCATCCGCAAAGCAACCCACGAAAAAGAGTTAGCTGGTGCTAGAAACACTGCAACTGGAATATTGGAAGAAGCAAAAAGAGAAGCAGAAACCATGAAAAAGGAAGCGATGTTAGAAGCGAAGGATGAAAGCCACAAATATCGAACTGAAATTGAAGCAGAGCTGAAAGAGAGAAGGAATGAAGTTCTAAGACAAGAAAATCGTTTGCTGCAACGCGAGGATAATATTGATCGCAAAAACGATAGCTTAGAAAAGCGTGAACGAACACTTGAAGCTAATGAAGCAAAATTAAGTTCTAGACAACTACATGTTGACGATTTAGAGAAGAAAGCCATTGAATTGGTGAAAGAACAAGAAAGTGAATTAGAACGAGTAGCTGCTTTGTCACGAGAAGAAGCAAGACAATTGATTTTACAAGAAACAGAAAATGAGCTTTCTCATGAAGTAGCCGTAATGGTAAAAGATTCTGAACAAAAAGCAAAAGAAGAAGCTGATCGTAAAGCTAAGAATTTAATTGCGTTAGCCATTCAACGTTCTGCAGCTGATCAAGTTTCAGAAACAACAGTATCCGTTGTAACCTTGCCTAACGATGAAATGAAAGGTCGTATCATAGGTCGTGAAGGGCGTAATATTAGAGCACTAGAGACGCTGACTGGTATGGATCTAATCATAGACGATACTCCAGAAGCTGTTGTGCTTAGTGGATTTGATCCAATACGTCGCGAGATCGCTCGAATGACTCTTGAAAAATTGATCCAAGATGGACGGATCCATCCAGCTCGAATTGAAGAGATGGTGGAAAAATCACGTAAAGAAATGGATGAAAGAATCAGAGAAATTGGAGAACAAGCTACTTTTGATGTAGGAGTCCATTCGTTACATCCAGACTTGATCAAAATTTTAGGACGCCTGAAATTCAGAACAAGTTATGGTCAAAATGTTTTAAGCCATTCTATTGAAGTTGCTAAATTAGCAGGTGTGATGGCTGCTGAATTAGGCGAAGATGTTACATTAGCTAAACGAGCTGGTTTGCTTCACGATATCGGTAAAGCACTAGATCATGAAGTTGAAGGTTCCCATGTTGAAATTGGTGCAGAAATTGCGATGAAGTACAAAGAGAATGAAACAGTTGTGAATTCAATTGCTTCACATCATGGTGACGTAGACGCAACATCCGTCATTTCTGTTTTAGTAGCTTCAGCTGATGCAATATCTGCAGCACGTCCTGGTGCAAGAAGCGAGTCACTTGAAAACTATATTCATCGTCTTGAAAAATTAGAAAGTATTTCTAATGATTTTGAAGGGGTTGAACAAAGTTTTGCTATCCAAGCAGGTCGCGAAATTCGAATCATGGTCAAACCTGAAAAATTAGATGATTTAGCAGCAAGTAAGTTAGCGCGTGACGTTAGAAAACGTATCGAAAGTGAGCTAGATTATCCTGGACACATTAAGATAACTGTTATTCGTGAAACAAGAACAATTGAATATGCTAAATAA
- a CDS encoding TIGR00282 family metallophosphoesterase: MKLLFIGDVVGSMGREMVHDYLPKLKKMYRPQVTILNGENAAAGRGITEKIYKGFLQDGVDIVTMGNHTWDNRDIFEFIDEAKKMIRPANYPEGTPGKGISYIKVNQLELAVINLHGRVFMTDVDDPFRKADELIDEALKRTPLIFVDFHAETTSEKQSMGWYLDGRVSAVVGTHTHVQTNDARILPNGTAYLTDAGMTGPYDEALGMDRDAVLRRFLTQMPTRFEVPKEGRKILSGCFIEIDDVTGEAKKIENIVINDDHPFNGGFE; this comes from the coding sequence ATGAAATTATTATTTATTGGAGATGTTGTAGGTTCGATGGGTCGCGAAATGGTTCATGATTATTTACCTAAACTGAAAAAAATGTATAGACCACAAGTAACGATTTTAAATGGCGAAAATGCAGCAGCAGGTCGTGGGATCACAGAAAAAATTTATAAAGGTTTTTTACAAGATGGTGTGGATATCGTAACGATGGGAAACCATACATGGGATAACCGGGATATTTTTGAATTTATTGATGAAGCTAAAAAAATGATTCGTCCAGCTAACTATCCTGAAGGAACACCAGGTAAAGGAATCTCTTATATAAAAGTCAATCAACTTGAATTGGCCGTTATAAACTTGCATGGGCGTGTTTTCATGACGGATGTCGATGATCCTTTCAGAAAAGCTGATGAATTAATAGACGAAGCGTTAAAACGGACACCTTTGATTTTTGTTGATTTTCACGCAGAAACGACAAGTGAAAAACAATCAATGGGTTGGTATTTAGATGGAAGAGTATCGGCAGTAGTTGGAACCCATACCCATGTGCAAACAAATGATGCACGTATTTTACCAAATGGTACAGCTTATTTGACAGATGCTGGAATGACGGGTCCTTATGATGAAGCATTAGGGATGGACCGCGATGCTGTGTTAAGAAGGTTTTTGACCCAAATGCCGACACGTTTTGAAGTGCCTAAAGAAGGCCGGAAAATTCTTTCAGGTTGTTTTATTGAAATTGATGATGTTACTGGCGAAGCTAAAAAAATTGAAAACATTGTTATCAATGACGATCATCCATTTAATGGCGGATTTGAATAA